A portion of the Hoylesella buccalis ATCC 35310 genome contains these proteins:
- a CDS encoding MutS-related protein — protein MNLSIFYTEKERRLAGEIAQLKQKSRLFVAGQIVFFLLFLAFLVLYTLVSWGALPLVLSAISLLLYALVRLMDVKNDEQVHRFSNLRKVYLHELSYLNGDFSCFNDGERYVDAHHPFTFDLDVFGKDSLFQRINRTVTTGGSDWLAAQLSSVANRSARAEAVDELASMEPWRATFMALGADGRIDSALIRQALQEIKSLQIPTFAARRWTFVLACLLIVGLFAAVVASVAGWVSAQLPLWWGILHFFGVFFVCSGACRVISKAVDKLHEQLQVYVELIRQVSETTAFTTPQNAAIVDVLQGARQSFDQLNDILNGLDRRGNILGLFLMDALFLSDYFLVRRFLRWQRQYLGQVPVWIDAISEIDGLVSMATFRYNEPQAGRAEVVASEEMVYEAVGLYHPFLGAKAVRNDFTLQHRHYYIITGANMAGKSTFLRALGINYILAMNGMPVFATSLRVSAYSLFSSMRTTDDLAHGISYFNAELLRLKQLLTACQHNSQTLIILDEILKGTNSADKLNGSRLFLQAVSALPVTGVIATHDLELSKMAGVRFHNYCFEIALGQDVTYSYKITPGIARNQNATFLLREILSGV, from the coding sequence ATGAACCTATCCATATTTTATACTGAAAAAGAACGACGATTGGCTGGTGAGATTGCTCAACTCAAGCAAAAAAGCCGTTTGTTCGTGGCGGGACAAATTGTCTTTTTTCTTTTGTTCCTGGCCTTTTTAGTCCTTTATACCCTCGTGTCGTGGGGCGCGTTGCCCCTTGTCTTGTCGGCGATTTCCTTGCTGTTGTATGCTTTGGTACGCCTGATGGATGTGAAAAACGATGAGCAGGTGCATCGTTTCTCTAATCTCCGAAAGGTTTATCTGCACGAACTTTCTTACCTGAATGGCGACTTTTCGTGCTTCAATGACGGAGAACGGTACGTGGATGCACACCATCCGTTTACGTTCGATTTGGATGTGTTTGGGAAGGACTCGTTGTTTCAGCGCATCAACCGCACGGTGACCACGGGCGGTAGTGACTGGCTGGCGGCTCAACTGTCGTCGGTTGCCAATCGGTCTGCACGTGCCGAAGCCGTTGATGAGTTGGCTTCTATGGAACCATGGCGAGCCACTTTCATGGCATTAGGCGCTGACGGAAGGATTGATTCTGCCTTGATACGGCAGGCACTGCAAGAGATTAAGTCGTTGCAGATACCCACTTTTGCCGCGAGGCGATGGACTTTCGTGCTGGCGTGCTTGCTCATAGTTGGGCTGTTTGCAGCTGTCGTGGCATCCGTGGCAGGCTGGGTGAGTGCCCAACTGCCCTTATGGTGGGGCATCTTGCATTTCTTCGGTGTGTTTTTTGTTTGTTCGGGTGCTTGCAGAGTCATTAGTAAGGCGGTTGACAAGCTGCACGAACAGTTGCAAGTGTATGTAGAGTTGATACGGCAAGTGAGTGAGACAACGGCCTTTACCACGCCTCAAAATGCAGCAATTGTCGATGTGTTGCAAGGAGCAAGACAATCGTTCGACCAGCTGAATGACATCCTGAACGGCTTGGACAGGCGTGGCAACATCCTTGGGCTCTTTCTGATGGATGCGTTGTTCTTGAGCGATTACTTCTTGGTGCGCCGTTTCCTGCGGTGGCAACGGCAATATTTAGGTCAAGTACCTGTGTGGATAGATGCCATTAGCGAGATAGATGGCTTGGTGAGCATGGCGACTTTTCGTTACAACGAGCCGCAAGCGGGTAGGGCAGAAGTGGTAGCGAGCGAGGAAATGGTGTACGAGGCGGTGGGACTGTACCATCCTTTCTTGGGCGCAAAGGCGGTGCGCAACGATTTTACATTGCAGCATCGTCACTATTATATCATTACGGGAGCCAACATGGCAGGTAAAAGTACTTTCCTTAGAGCGTTGGGCATCAACTACATCTTGGCAATGAACGGCATGCCCGTGTTTGCCACATCGCTGCGTGTGTCGGCATATAGCCTGTTCAGTAGCATGCGCACCACCGACGACTTGGCGCATGGTATCTCTTATTTCAATGCCGAACTGTTGCGTCTGAAACAACTTCTTACGGCGTGTCAGCACAATTCGCAAACGCTGATTATTCTGGATGAGATATTGAAAGGAACCAACTCGGCGGACAAGCTCAATGGTTCGCGTTTGTTTTTACAAGCGGTGTCGGCATTGCCCGTGACGGGTGTCATTGCCACACACGATTTGGAATTGTCGAAAATGGCGGGAGTACGTTTTCACAATTATTGCTTCGAGATAGCATTAGGGCAGGATGTGACCTACTCTTACAAAATCACTCCTGGTATTGCTCGCAATCAAAATGCCACCTTCTTGTTAAGGGAAATACTATCTGGTGTGTAG
- a CDS encoding cadherin: protein MKKILLVIVAVVANITVQAQVFKQAAKWSKTLTPVTEAKKLGGTKTAVAADGSVFTTGTYNNDLTFGSSYLDPDGLTPAYLAKYSADGKELWAVGLVGNSLIHAITTDADGNVYLLGTLAEEVEFESVNGVPKTANGMKIEGAFTPTRRAAFVAKYDKDGNLKMVRTIDAATNYDVVSPDTYFDNLAEVQPTALAVSNGKVYVGLRHDGDVIIDNVNWKGRYNFAFGFMHVDNHSVGIMSMNADDLMGATSVADFGSKEMLTNDGTFNAMDVSFTVANGTVYAAFVGYGKLALNTANESKDFTTEIAEGTMPRVYVLASISESNVVTKAFTTKADKDGDNYRIGRMVLEGDKLFVSGVSAGSNPFNNDLQAVGPRTLFVASLNAADLALNWVAGDAYDEGDVNHYAQGLFDMLVNNGEVLLAGYAEKTDDHSLTAQLNYWVTADGTVKSAAPDSIVSVAKNKDVVAVITNAKNQTTVSVYDKKNVTGINQVVASKSERVAVYNLKGQYVGTTLDGLSAGVYLLKKGNDVQKVLVK from the coding sequence ATGAAAAAGATTTTACTAGTAATCGTGGCTGTTGTGGCAAACATAACAGTACAGGCTCAGGTGTTCAAACAGGCTGCCAAGTGGTCTAAAACACTGACACCTGTTACGGAAGCAAAGAAATTAGGTGGCACCAAAACTGCAGTTGCTGCTGATGGTAGTGTTTTCACTACGGGTACTTATAACAATGATCTCACCTTTGGTAGCTCATATTTAGATCCAGATGGCCTCACACCGGCTTATTTGGCAAAATATAGTGCTGATGGCAAGGAGCTTTGGGCCGTTGGATTGGTGGGTAACTCGCTGATTCACGCGATTACCACCGATGCGGACGGTAATGTGTATCTGCTCGGAACATTGGCAGAAGAAGTTGAATTCGAATCTGTTAACGGTGTGCCAAAAACCGCTAATGGCATGAAGATTGAAGGGGCGTTCACGCCTACCCGCCGCGCTGCCTTCGTTGCTAAATATGACAAAGACGGAAACCTCAAGATGGTACGTACGATCGACGCTGCTACCAACTATGATGTTGTCTCTCCAGACACCTATTTCGATAACCTGGCCGAGGTGCAACCTACCGCTTTGGCTGTATCCAATGGCAAGGTGTATGTGGGTTTGCGCCATGATGGTGACGTGATCATAGACAATGTTAATTGGAAAGGTCGTTACAATTTTGCTTTTGGCTTTATGCATGTAGACAACCATAGCGTAGGCATCATGTCGATGAACGCTGATGACTTGATGGGTGCTACATCGGTTGCCGACTTTGGTTCTAAAGAGATGTTGACCAATGACGGCACGTTCAATGCCATGGATGTGAGTTTCACGGTAGCCAATGGAACCGTTTATGCAGCCTTCGTAGGTTATGGCAAGTTGGCACTCAACACGGCAAATGAAAGCAAGGATTTTACAACTGAGATAGCAGAGGGCACCATGCCGCGTGTTTATGTATTGGCGTCTATCAGTGAAAGCAACGTTGTGACAAAAGCATTCACGACGAAAGCCGATAAAGATGGCGACAACTATCGAATCGGACGCATGGTGTTGGAGGGTGACAAGTTGTTTGTCAGTGGCGTTTCTGCAGGTAGCAATCCTTTTAACAATGACCTGCAAGCCGTCGGTCCGCGTACCTTGTTCGTGGCATCCCTCAATGCTGCCGACCTCGCCCTTAACTGGGTTGCAGGCGATGCGTATGACGAAGGTGATGTAAACCATTATGCACAAGGCCTTTTTGATATGCTCGTCAACAATGGAGAAGTTCTGTTGGCAGGTTATGCTGAAAAGACTGACGACCATTCTTTAACGGCTCAACTCAATTATTGGGTTACGGCTGATGGAACAGTGAAGTCTGCTGCTCCCGATTCCATCGTGTCTGTTGCTAAAAATAAGGATGTGGTAGCGGTTATTACGAATGCAAAAAATCAAACAACGGTTAGTGTTTACGATAAGAAAAACGTAACAGGAATCAACCAAGTAGTAGCTTCTAAGTCTGAAAGAGTGGCCGTTTACAACCTCAAAGGACAGTATGTAGGCACCACGCTCGATGGTCTTTCTGCCGGTGTTTATCTCCTCAAGAAGGGCAACGATGTACAGAAAGTATTGGTGAAATAA